The following proteins are co-located in the Rhodoligotrophos appendicifer genome:
- a CDS encoding transcriptional regulator, with product METQSFIADQPSGGLTLKLFGPLALSRDGSALTLPASRKVRALLAYLAVSPRPVGRSRLCELLGDAPNDPRGELRWCLSKLRSVLKETGCERVLSRGEMISLDLLGCRVDALEIEAAAAAGWETCDIGRLEELSGLLMGDFLEGLELNRSPQLDHWIMSQRRRYRASHAAMLGQVSKLLMHDPQVLRPYAERRVSLMPFDYDAQILLLRTLLLCDEPREAEQHFDAVMRLFNSENLSTTSLSLAWREMRKGVVNSSVDRALSLDHEEKGTTAAAQAEQSQGQRRPSIAIMPIAETEDAPGHAGFGAGLTHDIITRLAKLRSIFVIARGSVFSLAGGGLAPHEAARRLDVDYFASGLVRRRSNRTVLTIELVDARTGRIVWTEQFEIGDIDSLRVIDDIGDRIVASIASEIETAEKSRAILKPPNSLTAWEAYHRGLWHVYRFTRDDNELAQRYFRRSSEIDPTYARALAGLSFTHWQNAFQRWADREREVALALETAGRSVLIDDHDPAAHWAMGRALWLGGGQEQAVGELTRAVDLSPNFALGHYALAFVLAQSGDPQAAILSADQSRQLSPFDPLLFGMLAARALALVRLERYEEAAEWAVQASAKPNAHTIILAIAAHCLALAGRLEEGKLFAARIRQSLPLFGVADFLGTFRFPPDVEVLLRRAARRIGLD from the coding sequence ATGGAAACGCAGTCCTTCATCGCTGACCAACCATCCGGCGGACTGACGCTGAAGCTTTTTGGCCCGCTTGCTCTGTCTCGCGACGGATCGGCCCTGACCCTGCCGGCCTCCCGAAAGGTAAGGGCGCTCTTGGCCTACCTCGCAGTCTCCCCGCGTCCTGTCGGTCGCAGCCGGCTCTGCGAGCTGCTGGGGGATGCGCCGAATGATCCCCGCGGAGAATTGCGTTGGTGTCTGAGCAAATTGCGCTCGGTACTGAAGGAGACCGGCTGCGAACGTGTCCTCTCAAGAGGAGAGATGATTTCTCTCGATCTTCTCGGCTGCCGGGTGGATGCCCTGGAAATCGAGGCGGCGGCCGCCGCCGGGTGGGAAACATGCGACATCGGTCGCCTCGAAGAATTGTCCGGCCTCCTGATGGGAGACTTTCTCGAGGGGCTTGAGCTCAACCGGAGCCCGCAGCTCGACCATTGGATCATGAGCCAGAGACGCAGATACAGAGCATCTCACGCGGCGATGCTCGGTCAGGTGAGCAAGCTTCTGATGCACGATCCGCAGGTGCTGCGGCCTTACGCTGAACGGCGCGTTTCGCTCATGCCTTTCGACTATGATGCGCAGATCCTCTTGCTCAGAACGCTGTTGCTCTGCGACGAACCAAGAGAGGCCGAACAGCACTTTGATGCAGTGATGCGGCTCTTCAACTCTGAGAATTTGTCGACGACCAGTCTGTCATTGGCGTGGCGCGAAATGCGCAAGGGCGTCGTCAATTCTTCGGTCGATCGGGCCCTGTCCCTTGACCATGAGGAGAAAGGAACCACGGCAGCCGCTCAGGCCGAGCAGTCCCAGGGGCAGCGGCGGCCCTCCATCGCGATAATGCCGATTGCCGAGACTGAGGATGCGCCCGGGCATGCTGGGTTTGGTGCTGGTCTGACACACGACATCATCACTCGCCTTGCGAAGCTGCGAAGCATTTTTGTGATCGCCCGCGGCTCCGTTTTTTCTCTCGCCGGTGGCGGATTGGCTCCCCATGAAGCGGCGCGGCGGCTCGACGTCGACTATTTCGCTTCGGGCCTGGTCCGTCGCCGATCTAATCGAACAGTGCTGACGATCGAATTGGTGGACGCGCGGACCGGACGGATCGTTTGGACCGAGCAGTTCGAAATCGGGGATATCGACTCTCTAAGGGTCATCGATGACATTGGTGACAGGATCGTCGCCTCGATCGCCTCCGAGATCGAAACGGCGGAGAAGAGCCGCGCCATTTTGAAGCCGCCGAACTCACTCACGGCCTGGGAAGCCTATCACCGCGGGCTTTGGCATGTATATCGCTTCACGCGGGACGATAACGAGCTCGCCCAGCGGTACTTCCGCAGATCCAGCGAGATTGATCCCACATACGCGAGAGCATTGGCTGGTTTGTCGTTTACCCACTGGCAGAATGCTTTTCAGCGCTGGGCCGACCGCGAGCGTGAAGTCGCCCTGGCTCTCGAGACGGCAGGTCGCAGCGTCTTGATAGATGATCATGACCCGGCTGCGCACTGGGCCATGGGCCGTGCCCTTTGGCTTGGCGGAGGTCAGGAACAGGCCGTCGGGGAACTCACGCGCGCCGTGGATCTCAGCCCAAATTTCGCTCTTGGCCATTATGCCTTGGCCTTCGTTCTCGCCCAGTCGGGTGATCCCCAAGCCGCGATCCTGTCGGCAGACCAATCACGCCAGCTCAGCCCGTTCGACCCATTGCTGTTCGGCATGCTCGCGGCTCGCGCACTGGCTTTGGTGAGGTTAGAGCGATATGAGGAGGCAGCGGAGTGGGCTGTCCAGGCATCCGCCAAGCCAAATGCTCACACCATCATTTTGGCGATCGCTGCTCATTGCCTGGCGCTGGCGGGGCGCCTGGAAGAAGGGAAGCTGTTTGCCGCCAGGATCCGGCAATCTCTCCCCCTTTTCGGTGTAGCCGATTTCCTCGGAACCTTCAGGTTTCCACCGGATGTCGAGGTTTTACTCCGCCGGGCCGCCCGAAGAATCGGGTTGGACTGA
- a CDS encoding SDR family NAD(P)-dependent oxidoreductase has product MDLGLKDKIAIVTGGTSGIGLAISRRLLGEGARVLICGREKPKLDQALKELSALGEVSGTTAHVDDPADVARMVGTAVEVFGGLDIVVSNAGTHLRGSLDEVSSEDVAAHFRTKVLGPWELARCAAPIMRERGGGRFILVIGQAGKVPGRQVLGSTVVNAAQHAFVKSLSDDLGRYGILVNAVCPSRIESPLTADLVIDEEQYLGRSLEQQQTGWGATVPLGRWGKPEDIADAVAFMASERAGYIVGANIDVDGGHQRMIF; this is encoded by the coding sequence ATGGACCTCGGTCTGAAGGACAAGATCGCGATCGTGACGGGCGGCACCAGCGGCATCGGCCTCGCAATATCGCGCAGGCTGCTGGGGGAGGGCGCGCGTGTCCTCATCTGTGGCCGCGAAAAGCCCAAGCTCGATCAGGCGCTGAAAGAGCTCTCAGCCCTTGGTGAAGTTTCGGGCACCACGGCCCATGTCGATGATCCCGCTGACGTCGCGCGCATGGTGGGCACGGCGGTCGAGGTCTTCGGCGGTCTCGATATCGTTGTCAGCAACGCCGGCACCCATTTGCGCGGCAGCCTGGACGAGGTCTCCTCCGAAGACGTCGCCGCGCACTTCCGCACGAAGGTTCTCGGCCCCTGGGAACTCGCCCGCTGTGCTGCACCGATTATGCGCGAGCGCGGCGGCGGCCGCTTCATCCTTGTCATCGGTCAGGCGGGGAAGGTGCCCGGTCGACAGGTCCTGGGATCGACTGTCGTCAACGCGGCCCAGCACGCCTTTGTCAAATCTCTCTCCGATGATCTCGGGCGCTATGGCATTCTCGTCAACGCGGTCTGCCCAAGCCGTATCGAGAGCCCGCTTACCGCGGACCTCGTGATCGACGAAGAGCAGTATCTCGGCCGCAGCCTGGAACAGCAGCAGACGGGCTGGGGCGCCACTGTGCCTCTGGGGCGGTGGGGCAAGCCTGAGGACATCGCCGATGCGGTTGCCTTCATGGCCTCGGAACGTGCCGGTTACATCGTCGGAGCCAACATCGATGTCGATGGCGGCCATCAGCGCATGATCTTCTAA
- a CDS encoding ABC transporter permease yields MTVPEMTDRAADPPRPGWRESLTDVSTPTMVVLQIILGVAFLALWQWSSGRLVDEFMISSPLAVGERLWGWIENGTIWVNIWATVHATLVGFLIGAVAGVVGGVWLGLSPFLSRLLNPYIWAFNALPKVALAPLFLLWFGLGIESKIALAAVLVVFLVFVNTFSGVREVDPDLTDCLLLMGATRSQILTRVVLPSATSWIFVGLKTAVPYALIGAIIGELIAANRGLGYLVQLAGSEFDTAGVFAALIVIAILAVVFNEAVSVLQRRLERWKVLSR; encoded by the coding sequence GTGACAGTCCCCGAAATGACAGACCGCGCGGCAGATCCCCCTCGCCCGGGTTGGCGCGAATCCCTGACCGATGTCAGCACGCCGACGATGGTGGTATTGCAGATCATCCTGGGCGTCGCTTTCCTTGCCTTGTGGCAATGGTCCTCCGGCAGGCTGGTCGATGAGTTCATGATCTCGAGTCCGCTGGCCGTCGGCGAGCGCTTGTGGGGCTGGATCGAGAACGGCACGATCTGGGTGAACATTTGGGCGACAGTCCACGCGACCTTGGTGGGCTTTCTCATAGGGGCAGTGGCCGGCGTGGTCGGTGGAGTGTGGCTTGGTCTGTCTCCGTTCCTCAGCCGGCTGCTCAATCCCTATATCTGGGCGTTCAACGCCTTGCCGAAAGTAGCCTTGGCGCCGCTTTTCCTGCTCTGGTTCGGCCTCGGGATCGAATCCAAGATCGCACTGGCTGCAGTCCTGGTCGTTTTCCTGGTCTTCGTGAACACCTTCTCCGGGGTGCGCGAGGTCGATCCCGATCTCACCGACTGCCTGCTGTTGATGGGGGCGACCCGCAGCCAGATCCTGACCCGCGTGGTGCTTCCCTCGGCGACGTCGTGGATCTTCGTGGGTTTGAAGACCGCCGTGCCTTACGCCTTGATCGGAGCTATCATCGGGGAGCTGATCGCGGCAAATCGAGGTCTTGGTTATCTCGTGCAGCTCGCAGGGAGTGAGTTCGATACTGCAGGTGTGTTCGCCGCACTGATTGTAATCGCGATCCTGGCGGTGGTTTTCAACGAAGCTGTAAGCGTGCTCCAGCGACGCCTGGAGAGGTGGAAAGTCTTGAGCCGATAA
- a CDS encoding ABC transporter substrate-binding protein, with amino-acid sequence MKKMLMRVLVACLAVSAVSAVSVTAMAQEVVRITNIGRGYFAGPLYIAMREGLFEKHGLKPEVTFVKGGSLAFQSVFNRDVEFGILSYEHVLTGTAQGRKLVSVFNVTDRPLNNIVVNNELYEANKDKSIAEKVLALKGAKVGTPSAGGSGEKMLGVLARQHGLDLPKDVELVYLGTEAASYVGAFQTKTINAAMPFEPAGVVIKQRGLGNTLVDLMNGEVEQFRDLIFMTLVTHPSLIAEKPELVRKVVEVFVEAQQILLDPERGPKIMGAEFSTMDPDANQQAYDVVKQIWSKDGRMTLAGGKKVFEYLQPKGDEKINFEETFTNEFLPKQ; translated from the coding sequence ATGAAGAAGATGCTGATGAGAGTTCTGGTCGCCTGTTTGGCGGTCTCTGCGGTTTCTGCGGTCTCGGTCACGGCCATGGCCCAAGAGGTGGTACGCATCACCAATATCGGCCGCGGCTACTTCGCCGGCCCGCTCTACATCGCAATGCGCGAGGGGCTGTTCGAGAAACATGGATTGAAGCCGGAGGTCACTTTCGTGAAAGGCGGCTCGCTCGCCTTCCAGTCCGTGTTCAATCGCGACGTCGAGTTCGGCATTCTCAGTTACGAACACGTCCTCACCGGAACCGCCCAGGGTCGCAAGCTGGTCTCGGTCTTCAACGTGACCGACCGTCCTCTGAACAACATCGTGGTCAATAACGAGCTGTACGAAGCCAACAAGGACAAGAGCATCGCCGAGAAGGTGTTGGCGCTGAAGGGTGCCAAGGTCGGCACGCCGTCCGCTGGAGGCTCCGGTGAGAAGATGCTGGGCGTCCTGGCCCGTCAACACGGTCTCGACTTGCCCAAGGACGTGGAGCTCGTCTATCTCGGGACCGAAGCCGCGTCCTATGTCGGCGCCTTCCAGACGAAAACCATCAATGCCGCCATGCCCTTCGAACCGGCAGGCGTCGTGATCAAGCAGCGTGGGCTTGGCAATACGCTGGTCGATCTCATGAATGGCGAGGTCGAACAGTTTCGCGATCTGATTTTCATGACCCTCGTGACTCACCCGTCTCTCATCGCTGAGAAGCCTGAACTCGTCCGCAAGGTCGTGGAGGTCTTCGTCGAGGCGCAGCAGATCCTGCTCGATCCGGAACGTGGACCGAAGATCATGGGAGCGGAATTTTCGACCATGGACCCCGACGCCAACCAGCAGGCCTATGACGTCGTCAAGCAGATCTGGAGCAAGGACGGAAGAATGACGCTGGCTGGCGGCAAGAAGGTCTTCGAGTATCTGCAACCGAAAGGCGACGAGAAGATCAACTTCGAAGAGACCTTCACGAATGAGTTCCTGCCCAAGCAGTAA
- a CDS encoding SDR family NAD(P)-dependent oxidoreductase, translated as MDLGIEGKVALVTGGTRGIGLAIARRFLAEGAKVAICGRDEARLHAARAELEKGGEVVAIRCDTADAEQRERFVADAASALGSIDILVNNAGTHVRGNLETMREEDLQRQLNDKLFGFFGMIREVLPHMRRAGDGRIVNIIGQATRHPHPDRMPSGIANAAAQAMTKSVADAVARDNVRVNSVCPQYVETDIITATLSKEMRERGIDRATAASGFTRANVLGRLGQPDEIADLVAFIVSDRANFVTGSSVSIDGGYNRYVFG; from the coding sequence ATGGATCTAGGGATCGAGGGCAAAGTCGCCCTGGTCACGGGTGGAACGCGGGGAATCGGCCTGGCCATCGCCAGGCGCTTCCTGGCGGAAGGCGCGAAAGTCGCGATCTGCGGCCGCGACGAGGCCCGCCTGCACGCGGCCAGGGCTGAGCTGGAAAAAGGCGGCGAGGTCGTAGCGATCCGCTGCGACACCGCCGATGCGGAACAGCGGGAGCGTTTCGTGGCTGACGCTGCTTCTGCCCTGGGAAGTATCGATATCCTGGTCAACAACGCGGGGACCCACGTCCGCGGCAATCTCGAGACCATGCGCGAGGAGGACCTGCAACGACAGCTGAACGACAAGCTGTTCGGCTTCTTCGGCATGATCCGTGAGGTGCTGCCGCATATGCGCCGGGCCGGCGACGGGCGCATCGTCAACATCATCGGTCAGGCGACGCGCCATCCTCATCCCGATCGCATGCCGTCGGGCATTGCCAACGCGGCCGCTCAAGCCATGACGAAATCGGTAGCGGATGCAGTCGCGCGCGACAATGTTCGCGTGAACTCCGTCTGCCCGCAATATGTCGAGACGGACATCATCACCGCGACGCTGTCGAAAGAGATGCGCGAGCGTGGCATCGACCGCGCGACGGCTGCATCGGGCTTCACCAGGGCCAATGTCCTGGGCCGCCTCGGCCAGCCTGACGAGATCGCTGACCTCGTCGCCTTCATCGTGTCCGATCGGGCGAATTTCGTGACGGGAAGCTCAGTATCCATCGATGGCGGCTACAACCGCTATGTCTTCGGATGA
- a CDS encoding alpha/beta hydrolase — protein sequence MIAEEHWASKGPVSLFMWRKRKTASPRNRTPIVLVHGSSTSAIPTFDLQVPGQPDYSFMEWLAERDFDVWAMDHEGYGRSTITAGNSDIACGVEDLKAATEVIARESGSERMHFYGLSSGALRVAAFAQAAPERVERIILDAFVWTGEGSPTLAKRKEGVEQFRANNRRPIDHAFIRSIFTRDEPGTTHPAVMEACAESQLSFGDSVPTGTYLDMTTKLPLVDPTKIPASTMIVRGEHDGIATVEDLLEFFRLLPTGDKRFAILPGVAHCTPLGVNRKLMWEAVLNFVS from the coding sequence ATGATTGCCGAAGAACATTGGGCGAGCAAGGGACCTGTCTCTCTTTTCATGTGGCGGAAGAGAAAGACGGCATCACCGAGAAACAGAACGCCGATCGTGCTGGTCCACGGCTCGTCGACTTCGGCAATACCCACCTTTGATCTGCAGGTGCCGGGTCAGCCTGACTACTCCTTTATGGAATGGCTGGCCGAACGTGACTTCGATGTCTGGGCCATGGACCATGAAGGCTATGGCCGCTCCACCATCACCGCGGGCAATTCCGACATTGCCTGCGGTGTCGAGGATCTCAAGGCGGCGACGGAAGTCATCGCCCGAGAGAGCGGGTCAGAGCGGATGCACTTCTACGGGCTGTCATCCGGGGCACTCCGGGTTGCAGCTTTTGCCCAAGCCGCACCGGAGCGGGTTGAGAGGATTATCCTCGATGCCTTCGTCTGGACAGGGGAGGGCTCGCCGACCCTCGCCAAACGCAAGGAAGGCGTCGAGCAGTTCCGCGCCAATAATCGCCGCCCCATCGATCATGCGTTCATCCGCAGTATCTTTACCCGCGACGAGCCTGGCACCACCCATCCCGCGGTGATGGAAGCCTGCGCCGAGTCACAGCTCTCTTTCGGCGACTCCGTGCCCACCGGCACCTATCTCGACATGACGACCAAGTTGCCGCTTGTCGACCCGACGAAGATCCCTGCCTCCACGATGATCGTGCGTGGCGAGCACGACGGCATCGCCACGGTGGAGGATCTGCTTGAATTCTTCCGCCTGCTGCCGACGGGCGACAAGCGATTTGCCATCCTGCCCGGCGTGGCCCACTGCACGCCTTTAGGCGTCAATCGTAAGCTCATGTGGGAGGCCGTGCTGAACTTCGTGAGCTGA
- a CDS encoding polysaccharide deacetylase family protein: MLLPAQRRYDFSPIFSRPDYSWPDGKRLAVWIGTGIEVFAFQAGIGHDPFHQGAPQTQRNYAWRDYGYRVGLWRLLELYEQLGLPVTAAVNSLAYDYYPEVFAELRKRGAAIVAHGRTNAERQTQMWEDDERRVIDGVTQTIAQHEGQRPKGWLGVGVLESSHTADLLQELGYSYVLDWPMDDQPVWLRTRKGRILSIPGPMEVNDSAQILHRHANPTEFADMVVDQFDELLRQSDAQPLVFNLMLHPFVSGQPFRLPSLRRALQHIAGHAAKERIWFTDPDRIADHCMMLPSGTVPGDQ, encoded by the coding sequence ATGCTGCTTCCGGCCCAGCGTCGCTACGACTTCTCCCCGATCTTCAGTCGACCAGACTATTCATGGCCCGACGGCAAACGTCTGGCGGTGTGGATCGGCACTGGCATCGAGGTGTTTGCCTTCCAGGCGGGGATCGGCCACGATCCCTTCCATCAGGGCGCGCCGCAAACCCAGCGCAACTACGCTTGGCGCGATTATGGCTACCGCGTCGGTCTCTGGCGCCTGCTGGAGCTGTACGAGCAGCTTGGGCTCCCAGTTACGGCAGCGGTCAACTCACTGGCCTATGACTACTACCCCGAAGTCTTCGCTGAACTGCGCAAGCGCGGCGCCGCGATCGTCGCCCATGGCCGCACCAATGCCGAGCGCCAGACTCAGATGTGGGAAGATGACGAGCGCCGGGTCATTGACGGCGTCACGCAGACGATCGCCCAACATGAGGGGCAGCGGCCCAAGGGCTGGCTGGGCGTGGGTGTCCTCGAAAGCAGCCACACCGCAGACTTGCTCCAGGAGCTCGGCTATTCCTATGTCCTGGATTGGCCCATGGACGATCAGCCGGTCTGGCTGCGGACCCGAAAGGGCCGTATTCTGTCGATCCCCGGTCCCATGGAAGTCAATGATTCCGCCCAGATCCTGCACCGGCATGCCAATCCCACCGAGTTTGCCGACATGGTCGTCGATCAGTTCGACGAGCTGTTGCGCCAGAGCGACGCTCAGCCCCTGGTCTTCAACCTCATGCTGCACCCCTTCGTCTCGGGTCAGCCCTTCCGCCTGCCATCCTTGCGCCGTGCCCTGCAGCACATCGCCGGACATGCCGCAAAGGAACGAATTTGGTTCACCGATCCGGATCGGATTGCGGATCATTGCATGATGCTGCCGTCGGGCACGGTTCCGGGAGATCAGTGA
- a CDS encoding pyridoxal phosphate-dependent decarboxylase family protein, whose translation MHAFPHTDDVIAEHSLDPQDWGAFSATAHGLVDDAVASVRDVRHRAVWREMPPEIRERLSGPLPRHPQPLTEVARTVSEVIMPYPMGNVHPRFWAWYMGASNMTGALADFLAAVQGSNLGGGNHAAALLDQQVVRWCKEMVGFPETASGTLVSGGSMANLLALTIARNVMAGFDIREHGLAALTQTLCFYGSDQTHSCHRKAVEALGLGNRSLRRVASDEEYRIDLKALRRAIAEDRTADRRPACIIANAGSVNTGSIDDLDALADLAHEEGLWLHVDGCIGALIALAPSNKHLVHGLERADSIALDPHKWLHAPFDVGCCLVRDAQAHRGAFATTPEYLQSTPRGLASGDWLHEFGLQTSRGFRALKVWMALKEHGADRFGRLIDQNISQAQYLGRLVVADPRLALMAPVAINIVCFRFDPGGIDEAELKALNLEIMLRLQEDGSAVLSDTVLKGQHCLRVAICNHRTLYEDLDFLVREILRLGDEVSRGEASQPSS comes from the coding sequence ATGCATGCATTCCCTCACACCGACGACGTGATCGCCGAACATAGCCTGGACCCCCAGGATTGGGGGGCTTTCTCCGCGACGGCCCATGGACTTGTCGATGATGCCGTCGCCTCTGTTCGCGATGTTCGCCACCGGGCGGTGTGGCGGGAAATGCCTCCCGAAATCAGGGAGCGGCTGAGTGGGCCCCTGCCGCGCCATCCGCAACCGCTGACTGAGGTTGCGCGGACCGTCTCCGAGGTGATCATGCCGTATCCCATGGGCAATGTGCATCCGCGATTCTGGGCCTGGTACATGGGAGCGAGCAACATGACGGGGGCACTGGCGGACTTTCTTGCCGCCGTGCAGGGCTCTAATCTGGGCGGAGGGAACCATGCCGCCGCGCTGCTGGATCAGCAGGTCGTGCGATGGTGCAAGGAGATGGTTGGCTTCCCAGAGACAGCAAGCGGGACATTGGTCAGCGGCGGGTCCATGGCCAATCTCCTCGCCCTGACGATCGCTCGAAATGTCATGGCTGGCTTCGACATCAGGGAGCATGGGCTCGCGGCCCTGACGCAGACGCTCTGCTTTTATGGCTCGGACCAAACCCATAGTTGCCATCGAAAGGCCGTAGAAGCCCTGGGTTTGGGCAACCGCAGCCTTCGACGCGTCGCCAGCGACGAGGAGTATCGGATCGACCTGAAGGCGCTCAGGCGGGCCATCGCGGAAGACAGAACCGCCGACCGACGTCCCGCCTGCATCATCGCGAACGCGGGAAGCGTTAATACCGGATCGATCGACGATCTGGACGCCCTTGCGGACCTTGCCCATGAGGAAGGGCTCTGGCTTCACGTCGATGGCTGCATCGGCGCGCTTATCGCTCTCGCCCCGTCGAACAAGCATCTTGTCCATGGTCTGGAGCGTGCCGATTCCATCGCCTTGGACCCCCATAAGTGGCTGCATGCACCGTTCGATGTCGGTTGCTGCCTCGTCCGCGATGCCCAGGCGCATCGAGGGGCATTCGCGACAACCCCGGAATATCTCCAATCAACGCCCCGCGGCTTGGCTTCGGGTGACTGGCTGCACGAATTCGGCCTGCAAACCAGCCGCGGCTTCCGCGCTCTCAAGGTGTGGATGGCCCTGAAGGAACATGGGGCGGATCGGTTCGGGCGTCTGATCGACCAAAACATCAGTCAGGCTCAGTATCTCGGAAGGCTCGTGGTCGCCGATCCCCGGCTTGCCTTGATGGCGCCAGTCGCCATCAACATCGTCTGCTTTCGATTTGATCCGGGCGGGATCGACGAAGCCGAGCTGAAGGCGCTCAACCTTGAGATCATGCTCAGGCTCCAGGAGGACGGCAGCGCGGTGCTCTCCGATACGGTCCTGAAGGGACAGCATTGCCTGCGGGTCGCCATCTGCAACCACCGCACTCTTTATGAGGACCTCGATTTTCTGGTCAGGGAGATCCTCAGGCTCGGGGATGAGGTGTCTCGCGGCGAGGCGAGCCAGCCTTCATCATGA
- a CDS encoding ABC transporter ATP-binding protein, protein MIALDSIGKTFRKGGTEVRAVDGVTLSIEPRSIVALIGPSGCGKSTLLNMIAGLYAPSAGTVMYDGKRVTSPNTNVGYMTQKDNLLPWRTVLDNVAMPLELAGLPAKKRRDAARAMISHVGLEGFEDKYSNELSGGMRKRACLARMLLYEPQALLLDEPFAALDAQLRIAMHDLLLTLWAENKQTIVLVTHDLVEAITLADRVVAFTRRPARVSFEQEVDLPRPRDVQQVRFTARFQEIYNTIWDRLRQEYDEAKQ, encoded by the coding sequence ATGATCGCCCTCGACTCCATCGGCAAAACCTTCCGCAAGGGCGGCACCGAGGTGCGGGCTGTCGATGGGGTGACGTTGTCAATCGAGCCGCGGTCGATCGTGGCACTGATTGGGCCTTCCGGGTGCGGCAAGTCTACCCTGCTGAACATGATCGCCGGTCTTTACGCACCCTCGGCTGGCACGGTCATGTATGACGGGAAAAGGGTGACCAGCCCCAACACCAATGTTGGCTACATGACCCAGAAGGACAATCTGCTGCCCTGGCGGACCGTCCTCGACAACGTCGCTATGCCCTTGGAACTGGCGGGTTTGCCGGCGAAGAAGCGGCGCGATGCGGCCCGCGCCATGATCAGCCATGTGGGTCTCGAGGGGTTCGAGGACAAATACTCCAACGAATTGTCTGGTGGCATGCGCAAGCGGGCCTGCCTTGCACGGATGCTGCTCTATGAGCCCCAGGCTTTGCTCCTGGACGAGCCCTTCGCGGCCCTCGATGCGCAGCTTCGGATCGCGATGCACGATCTGCTGCTCACGCTGTGGGCCGAGAACAAGCAGACCATCGTGCTGGTGACCCATGATCTGGTTGAAGCCATCACGCTCGCAGACCGAGTGGTAGCCTTCACGCGCCGACCCGCGCGCGTCTCCTTTGAACAGGAGGTTGACCTTCCCAGGCCGCGCGACGTGCAACAGGTGCGGTTCACGGCCCGGTTCCAGGAAATCTACAATACGATCTGGGATCGCCTCCGCCAGGAATACGACGAGGCCAAGCAGTGA
- the cysK gene encoding cysteine synthase A produces MQDQGHIRTTTGRGRLFDSILETVGDTPTIRINNLGVDHATIYVKAEFFNPASSVKDRLALNIIEDAERRGALKPGQTVVEATSGNTGIGLAIVCAQKGYPLVVTMADSFSVERRKLMRMLGAKVVLTPRALKGFGMYQKAVELAEANGWFLAHQFETDANAAIHEATTGREIINDFAGSRLDAFVTGYGTGGTVAGVGRVLRRERPETKIILSEPSNAQLLASGKPQERSANGAPAGSHPAFEPHPIQGWTPDFIPYVLQEAVDKHLYDEVVPVDGASAIKWAKELAQKEGIFVGISAGATFAVARQVAERAPAGSVILCMLPDTGERYLSTPLFEGIEAEMNDEERALSLSTPGFQFAA; encoded by the coding sequence ATGCAAGATCAAGGACATATCCGCACCACCACTGGCCGCGGGCGTCTTTTCGACAGCATATTGGAGACGGTCGGCGATACGCCGACCATCCGCATCAACAATCTCGGCGTGGACCACGCCACGATCTACGTGAAGGCCGAGTTCTTCAATCCGGCGAGCTCAGTCAAAGATCGCCTCGCCCTCAACATCATCGAAGATGCCGAACGTCGCGGAGCATTGAAGCCGGGCCAGACCGTGGTCGAGGCGACAAGCGGCAACACGGGGATCGGGCTGGCAATCGTCTGTGCCCAGAAGGGCTATCCGCTCGTTGTCACGATGGCCGACAGTTTCTCCGTCGAACGGCGGAAACTGATGCGGATGCTCGGAGCAAAGGTGGTGCTGACGCCCCGCGCTCTGAAGGGCTTCGGCATGTATCAAAAAGCGGTCGAGCTTGCGGAGGCAAATGGGTGGTTTCTCGCGCATCAATTCGAGACCGATGCGAATGCCGCCATCCACGAAGCGACCACGGGTCGTGAAATCATCAACGATTTCGCGGGATCGCGTTTGGATGCCTTCGTGACAGGGTACGGGACCGGGGGAACGGTTGCCGGGGTCGGCCGCGTGCTGCGGCGCGAACGCCCTGAAACCAAAATCATTCTCAGTGAACCCTCCAATGCACAGCTCCTGGCAAGCGGTAAACCTCAGGAGCGCAGCGCCAATGGAGCCCCAGCGGGCAGTCATCCGGCATTCGAGCCTCATCCCATCCAAGGCTGGACGCCCGATTTCATCCCCTATGTCCTGCAGGAGGCGGTCGACAAGCACCTCTATGACGAAGTCGTCCCGGTTGATGGCGCCTCAGCCATCAAGTGGGCGAAGGAACTTGCCCAGAAGGAGGGGATCTTCGTGGGGATCTCGGCCGGTGCGACCTTTGCCGTCGCTCGCCAAGTGGCCGAGCGGGCTCCTGCCGGATCGGTCATTCTCTGCATGCTGCCCGACACCGGAGAACGCTACCTGTCCACACCTCTCTTCGAGGGTATCGAAGCCGAGATGAACGATGAGGAACGGGCTTTGTCCTTATCGACGCCGGGGTTTCAGTTCGCCGCTTAA